One Aphidius gifuensis isolate YNYX2018 linkage group LG3, ASM1490517v1, whole genome shotgun sequence DNA window includes the following coding sequences:
- the LOC122852734 gene encoding uncharacterized protein LOC122852734, which yields MNQLLICFILLTTAVSIQSRLLDKNQVNPYIEKNIGQKLNSTMQNLHDALIKNSMKLSEIRVKFLLNLENNFNNVTEKISTQNNYNGKNKTYDRCTNSALKRIFKIYSHIRNETRQVFNSKINEIEDILSLEFQMSNKQLLKFHPEMKKCTGEENRGTLSCIFYQTSVAKSNIKETIEDINDVNSLGNELSKQLEDSNVEHLKEFYHSSSIITDGIELCLKEKKSSGNRH from the exons ATGAATCAACtacttatttgttttattttattgacaacaGCTGTTTCCATTCAG tcaCGTCTGTTGGACAAAAATCAGGTGAATccttatattgaaaaaaatatagggcaaaaattaaattccacAATGCAAAATCTTCACGAtgcattgataaaaaattcaatgaaattatCAGAAAttcgtgttaaatttttattgaatttagaaaataattttaataatgttactgaaaaaattagtacacaaaataattataatggtaaaaataaaacgtatGATCGATGTACTAATTCTGCcttgaaaagaatttttaaaatatatagtcaTATTCGTAATGAAACTAGACAAGtttttaatagtaaaattaatgAGATTGAAGATATATTATCCTTGGAATTTCAA atgtcaAATAAACAGCTGTTAAAATTTCATccagaaatgaaaaaatgtacaGGTGAAGAAAACCGTGGTACTTtgagttgtattttttatcaaacaagtGTCGCTAAAAGtaatataaaagaaacaaTTGAAGACATAAATGATGTAAATTCATTGGgaaatgaattatcaaaacaatTGGAAGATTCAAACGTTGAACATTTAAAGGAATTTTATCATTCATCCAGCATAATAACAGATGGCATAGAATTGTGTTTAAAGGAGAAAAAAAGCTCTGGAAACAGGcattaa
- the LOC122851036 gene encoding neprilysin-11-like produces MQKKLSNLIATVVNAYYDYLENSLSIPAVILQRPFYSKEQPDAVNYGGIGGVIGHEISHGFDDIGRRYDNNGNLKNWWSNNTLNDYKKRAWCLVEKFKKYAIVSQNTTYKLNSIKTLSENIADSTGIRAVFKAFEKHSVEKYSSNNMRLIGLENINTRKLFFLSYAHSFCEAMPLNKMLNMLMTDVHSPAPFRMTGTLSNMKEFSDVFECSNKTIMNPQTKCGLWY; encoded by the exons ATGCAAAAGAagct gtCAAATCTAATTGCAACTGTTGTAAATGCCTACTATGATTATCTAGAAAATTCTTTGt caaTTCCAGCAGTAATTTTACAACGACCATTTTACAGTAAAGAACAACCAGA TGCTGTCAATTATGGAGGGATTGGTGGTGTAATAG gTCATGAAATTTCTCATGGATTTGATGACATTGGACGTCGTTATGACAAtaatggtaatttaaaaaattggtgGTCAAATAATACACTTAATgactataaaaaaagagcCTGGTGTTTGgtggaaaaatttaaaaaatacgcAATTGTTTCGCAGAATACAACTtacaag ctaaattcaataaaaacattgtCAGAAAATATTGCTGATTCAACAGGCATACGAGCTGTATTTAAGGCATTTGAAAAACACtctgttgaaaaatattcatcaaataatatgcGGCTAATTGGtttggaaaatataaacaccagaaaattgttttttctttcatatgcACAC tCATTTTGTGAAGCAATGCCTTTAAATAAAATGCTCAATATGTTGATGACTGATGTACATTCACCAGCTCCTTTTCGGATGACTGGAACACTTTCAAATATGAAAGAATTTTCTGATGTGTTTGAATGTTCcaacaaaacaataatgaaTCCACAAACAAAATGTGGTTtatggtattaa